The proteins below are encoded in one region of Caldilineales bacterium:
- a CDS encoding TatD family hydrolase translates to MLIDSHCHLTLPHFEPDLDLVLERARGAGVEAIVTIGIDLAHSRAAVALAERYPQVYATVGIHPNDAGSLGPETLTELRRLAGHPKTVGIGEIGLDYYWQQTPVELQKTVFRQQLDLAAELGLPVIIHDREAHDDVRAELAAWVHRRLPGSPLAGRPFPGVLHSFSGDLAMAEEAYGWGFVLGLAGPLTFKNARDLHDLARHLRPDRLLLETDAPYLTPHPHRGQRNEPAYVRLTAARLAELWQTPLDQAAALTTAAARSFFGL, encoded by the coding sequence ATGCTCATCGACAGCCACTGCCATCTCACCCTCCCCCACTTCGAGCCTGATCTCGACCTGGTGCTAGAGCGAGCGCGAGGGGCGGGCGTCGAGGCCATCGTCACCATCGGCATCGATCTGGCGCACAGCCGGGCGGCGGTGGCGCTGGCCGAGCGATACCCGCAGGTCTATGCCACCGTTGGCATCCACCCGAATGACGCCGGCAGCCTGGGGCCAGAGACGCTGACCGAGTTGCGGCGGCTGGCCGGGCATCCCAAAACGGTGGGCATCGGCGAGATCGGGCTGGATTATTATTGGCAGCAGACGCCGGTCGAACTGCAGAAGACGGTCTTCCGCCAGCAGCTCGACCTGGCCGCCGAACTGGGATTGCCGGTGATCATCCACGACCGCGAGGCCCATGACGATGTGCGGGCCGAGTTGGCGGCCTGGGTGCACCGGCGGCTGCCTGGCTCTCCCCTGGCCGGCCGGCCTTTCCCTGGCGTGCTGCACAGCTTCTCTGGCGACCTGGCGATGGCCGAGGAAGCCTATGGGTGGGGCTTCGTGCTCGGCCTGGCCGGGCCGCTGACGTTCAAGAATGCCCGCGACCTGCATGACCTGGCCCGCCACCTGCGCCCCGACCGCCTCCTGCTGGAAACCGACGCCCCCTACCTGACGCCGCACCCACACCGCGGCCAACGCAACGAGCCGGCCTACGTGCGCCTGACTGCCGCCAGGCTGGCCGAGCTGTGGCAGACGCCCCTCGACCAAGCCGCCGCCCTCACCACCGCCGCCGCCCGCTCGTTCTTTGGTCTGTGA
- the selB gene encoding selenocysteine-specific translation elongation factor → MKVIATAGHVDHGKSALVQALTGVHPDRLREEQERGMTIDLGFAWMTLPDATAGGGSETVGIVDVPGHIDFIKNMLAGVGGVDAALFVVAADEGVMPQTREHLDILDLLDIPRGVIALTKSDLVDDPDWLELVREEVAAVLKPTSLAAAPILPVSAHTRQGLPDLTRALAAVLATAPDRPDLGRPRLPIDRVFTIAGFGTIVTGTLLDGSLRVGDEVVVLPGDLRARIRGLQTHKTRLDVARPGSRVAVNLSGLHPDQLHRGQVLTFPGLLRPTLRVDVRLRALVGAPAPLEHGLAIAFHSGAAESPGRLRLLENDALAPGHSAWAQIELEHPLVLARNDHFILRRPSPSNTLGGGLVADPTPRRQHRRRRPEVFAQLETLLRGSPADLLEAAIGQQGPLPADLALAAAKVPADQAPVLLAGLLAAGRVQQLEPGDPNSPLITPTGWASLRGRIQDLLRAFHQANPLRLGMPREEMRARVQPKSGWSAKVFNGVIARAVAEAVVVERSALLSSPAFSPRFSPAQQTAVDKLLASFRAAPYNSPSSKQCLEVVSDEVFDALLEQGILVRVAPDVVFDRAAYDVLLAGVRETIQARGQITVGDLRDRFETSRKYALALLEHLDAIRITRREGDVRTLR, encoded by the coding sequence ATGAAAGTCATCGCCACCGCCGGCCACGTCGATCACGGCAAATCGGCCCTCGTCCAGGCCCTGACCGGCGTCCATCCCGACCGCCTGCGCGAAGAACAGGAGCGCGGGATGACCATCGACCTGGGCTTTGCCTGGATGACGCTGCCAGACGCGACGGCGGGCGGGGGGAGCGAGACGGTGGGGATCGTCGATGTGCCGGGACATATCGACTTCATCAAGAACATGCTGGCCGGGGTGGGCGGCGTCGATGCCGCCCTTTTCGTCGTGGCGGCGGACGAAGGCGTGATGCCGCAGACGCGCGAGCATCTCGACATCCTCGACCTGCTCGACATCCCCCGCGGCGTCATTGCCCTCACCAAAAGCGACCTCGTCGATGACCCCGACTGGCTGGAATTGGTGAGGGAGGAGGTCGCCGCGGTGCTGAAACCCACCAGCCTCGCCGCGGCGCCCATCCTCCCCGTTTCGGCGCACACGCGGCAGGGTCTGCCTGATTTGACCCGCGCCCTGGCGGCGGTGCTGGCCACCGCGCCCGACCGCCCCGACCTGGGTCGCCCGCGGCTGCCCATCGACCGCGTCTTCACCATCGCCGGCTTTGGCACCATCGTCACCGGCACGCTGCTGGATGGCAGCCTGCGGGTCGGCGACGAGGTGGTCGTGCTCCCCGGCGACCTGCGCGCCCGCATCCGCGGCCTGCAAACCCACAAGACCAGGTTGGATGTCGCCCGGCCCGGCTCGCGCGTGGCCGTCAACCTCAGCGGCCTCCACCCCGACCAACTCCACCGCGGCCAGGTGCTCACCTTTCCCGGCCTGTTGCGGCCGACCTTGCGGGTGGATGTACGGCTGCGCGCCCTGGTCGGAGCGCCGGCGCCGCTCGAACACGGCCTGGCGATCGCCTTCCACAGCGGCGCCGCCGAGTCGCCGGGCCGCCTGCGCCTGCTCGAAAACGACGCCCTCGCGCCCGGCCATTCGGCCTGGGCGCAGATCGAGCTTGAGCACCCGCTCGTTCTGGCCCGCAACGACCACTTCATCCTCCGCCGGCCTTCGCCCAGCAACACCCTGGGCGGCGGGCTGGTCGCCGACCCAACCCCACGCCGCCAGCATCGCCGCCGCCGGCCAGAGGTCTTCGCCCAGCTAGAGACCCTGCTGCGCGGCAGTCCCGCCGACCTGCTCGAGGCCGCCATCGGGCAGCAAGGCCCCCTGCCCGCCGACCTGGCCCTGGCCGCGGCCAAAGTCCCCGCCGACCAGGCTCCCGTCCTCCTGGCCGGGCTGTTGGCCGCAGGCCGGGTGCAGCAGCTTGAGCCGGGCGACCCGAATTCGCCCTTGATCACGCCCACCGGCTGGGCGAGCCTGCGCGGCCGGATCCAGGACCTGCTGCGGGCCTTCCACCAGGCCAATCCCCTCCGGCTGGGTATGCCGCGCGAGGAGATGAGGGCGCGGGTGCAGCCCAAATCGGGGTGGTCGGCAAAGGTGTTCAACGGCGTCATCGCCCGCGCCGTGGCCGAAGCCGTTGTGGTCGAGCGGAGCGCCCTGCTGTCGTCGCCCGCTTTCAGCCCCCGCTTCTCACCCGCCCAGCAAACCGCGGTGGACAAACTGCTGGCGAGTTTCCGGGCCGCGCCCTACAACAGCCCCAGCAGCAAACAGTGTCTGGAAGTCGTGAGCGACGAGGTCTTCGACGCCTTGCTGGAGCAAGGAATCCTGGTGCGGGTCGCGCCCGACGTCGTCTTCGACCGGGCCGCCTACGACGTCTTGCTGGCGGGCGTGCGCGAGACGATCCAGGCCCGCGGCCAGATCACCGTCGGCGACCTGCGCGACCGTTTCGAAACCAGCCGCAAATATGCCCTGGCCTTGCTCGAACACCTCGACGCCATCCGCATCACCCGGCGCGAGGGCGATGTGCGCACCCTGCGTTGA
- a CDS encoding polyprenyl synthetase family protein, with protein MSISTAQALIANELAEVEKLILAKVGSSYAPLAEALGGLVRSGGKRVRPTVALLAAHLFPATRQRQLLSLAAAVEALHSATLVHDDVIDGALLRRGQSTLNAVWTPGGTVLAGNFFFARAAALAAETEHPRVIRLFAETLGVIVDGELRQAFTARDWGQPKQGYYDRIYGKTAALFEVAARAAAVLGDAGADDEENLRSYGYNLGMAFQIVDDILDFVAEADVLGKPAGSDLRAGIITLPVYYFIQQPEQRDQLVALVDGQRSGDEVVTEAVQLIRQSEAIAQARAEAERFIDLAVADLSAFPPSPYRAALADVAHYVIARRN; from the coding sequence ATGTCCATCTCCACCGCCCAAGCCCTGATTGCCAACGAACTGGCCGAGGTCGAAAAACTCATCCTGGCCAAAGTCGGCAGCAGCTACGCGCCCCTGGCCGAGGCCCTGGGCGGGCTGGTGCGGAGCGGCGGCAAGCGGGTGCGGCCCACGGTGGCGCTGCTGGCGGCCCATCTGTTCCCGGCCACGCGGCAGCGGCAACTGCTCAGCCTGGCGGCGGCGGTGGAGGCCCTGCACTCCGCCACCCTCGTCCACGACGATGTGATCGATGGCGCCCTGCTGCGCCGCGGCCAATCGACCTTGAACGCCGTCTGGACGCCGGGCGGCACCGTGTTGGCCGGGAACTTCTTCTTCGCCCGCGCCGCCGCCCTGGCCGCCGAGACCGAGCACCCGCGCGTGATCCGGCTTTTTGCCGAGACCCTGGGTGTGATCGTCGATGGCGAACTGCGCCAGGCTTTCACCGCCCGCGACTGGGGCCAGCCCAAACAAGGCTACTACGACCGCATCTACGGCAAGACGGCGGCCCTGTTCGAGGTGGCCGCCCGCGCCGCGGCGGTGCTGGGCGATGCCGGCGCCGACGACGAAGAAAACCTGCGTTCCTACGGCTACAACCTGGGCATGGCCTTCCAGATCGTGGACGACATCCTCGATTTCGTCGCCGAGGCCGATGTGCTGGGCAAGCCGGCCGGCTCCGACCTCCGCGCCGGCATCATCACCCTGCCGGTCTACTACTTCATCCAGCAGCCTGAGCAACGCGACCAGCTGGTGGCGCTGGTGGATGGTCAGCGCAGCGGCGACGAAGTGGTGACCGAAGCGGTGCAACTCATCCGCCAGTCCGAGGCCATCGCCCAGGCCCGAGCCGAGGCCGAGCGCTTCATCGACCTGGCCGTTGCCGACCTCTCCGCCTTCCCGCCCTCGCCCTACCGCGCAGCCCTGGCCGATGTGGCCCACTACGTCATCGCACGGCGTAACTAG
- a CDS encoding glycosyltransferase family 2 protein, translating into MNTLLAASALPATMQTRPAVDLSVIIVNWNAGAYLPAALASLFQAQEKIGDRVSMEVWLVDNASSDDSLAWVRQHHPQVGVIANRENRGYAAANNQGIDKSSGRFLLLLNPDTELPPAALAALIDHLEQHPQVGAVGPRLVGARGKTQGGAAGFDPSPATIFNYATFLYRLFPHRLRGLWLPRAAYLQSQPILVDWVSGACMLVRRQAVQAAGPLDEGYFMYSEDVEWCRRMRRAGFQIVCRPDVSVVHHIGGSARQRGADFYAHNVDSLDRDLRRRYPAWQVALMHLTNAFGFLLRYVIYEFDWLRWRNPAFVDLRDAWAACLKTSWQRIIIPANAPRGRGND; encoded by the coding sequence ATGAACACCTTGCTTGCGGCGTCAGCGCTGCCGGCCACGATGCAGACCCGGCCGGCGGTGGATCTCTCGGTCATCATCGTCAACTGGAACGCGGGCGCCTATCTGCCGGCCGCCCTGGCTTCGCTCTTCCAGGCTCAGGAGAAGATAGGCGACAGGGTGAGCATGGAGGTCTGGCTGGTCGACAACGCCTCGAGCGATGATTCGCTGGCCTGGGTGCGCCAACATCATCCGCAGGTGGGCGTCATTGCCAACCGTGAGAACCGGGGCTACGCCGCCGCCAACAACCAGGGCATCGACAAGAGTTCGGGCCGTTTCCTCCTCCTGCTCAACCCCGACACCGAACTCCCCCCCGCGGCGCTGGCCGCCCTGATCGACCATCTGGAGCAGCATCCGCAAGTGGGGGCGGTTGGGCCACGGTTGGTGGGAGCGCGAGGGAAGACACAGGGCGGGGCCGCCGGCTTCGATCCTTCGCCGGCGACCATCTTCAACTATGCCACTTTTCTTTACCGGCTGTTTCCGCACCGGCTGCGGGGGCTGTGGCTGCCCCGCGCGGCCTACCTGCAATCGCAGCCGATCCTCGTGGACTGGGTGTCGGGCGCCTGTATGTTGGTGCGCCGCCAGGCCGTTCAGGCGGCCGGCCCCTTGGACGAGGGCTATTTCATGTATTCCGAAGATGTGGAGTGGTGCCGGAGGATGCGCCGGGCCGGTTTTCAGATCGTCTGCCGGCCGGATGTGAGCGTCGTCCACCATATCGGCGGCAGCGCCCGGCAGCGCGGGGCCGATTTCTATGCCCACAATGTCGATTCACTCGACCGCGATCTGCGCCGCCGCTACCCGGCCTGGCAGGTGGCGCTGATGCACCTGACCAATGCCTTTGGCTTCCTGCTGCGTTATGTCATCTACGAGTTCGATTGGCTGCGCTGGCGCAACCCGGCCTTTGTCGACCTGCGCGACGCTTGGGCGGCCTGCCTGAAGACCAGCTGGCAACGCATTATCATCCCGGCCAATGCACCGCGAGGGAGGGGCAATGATTGA
- a CDS encoding glycosyltransferase family 2 protein, with protein MPLTSVIIVSWNVRDLLLRCLANLRQEAEGTEVEIIVVDNASQDGTVAAVRAGFPEVQVIANQENRGFTGGNNQGLAVARGEYFFLLNPDTEVRPGALLELRRYLETHPQVGILGPRLRYADGSIQPSRRRFPTLLTLFTESTIVQEAWPGLPWFGRFYLADRSPEETQAVDWVVGAAMFVRRQVYEQVGGLDEGFFMYSEELDWCRRAAAAGWQVIYHPAAEVMHYEGRSSEQVVAARHIHFFSSRVRYTRNYHGRLAAGCLRAWLLATFVWQWLREAAKWLLGHKRDLRRRRMAAYRQVLASRLR; from the coding sequence ATGCCCCTGACCTCCGTCATCATCGTCTCCTGGAATGTGCGCGACCTGCTGCTGCGCTGCCTGGCCAACCTGCGGCAGGAAGCCGAGGGAACGGAGGTCGAGATCATCGTCGTCGACAATGCCAGCCAGGACGGGACGGTGGCGGCAGTGCGGGCTGGCTTCCCAGAGGTGCAGGTCATCGCCAACCAGGAGAACCGCGGCTTCACGGGAGGGAACAACCAGGGGCTGGCAGTGGCGCGCGGCGAATACTTCTTCCTGCTCAACCCCGACACCGAGGTGCGCCCCGGCGCCCTGCTCGAACTCCGGCGCTACCTGGAAACGCACCCGCAGGTGGGGATCCTTGGCCCGCGGCTGCGCTATGCCGATGGCAGCATCCAGCCCAGCCGCCGGCGCTTCCCCACCCTGCTCACCCTGTTCACCGAGAGCACCATCGTCCAGGAAGCCTGGCCGGGGCTGCCGTGGTTCGGGCGCTTCTACCTGGCCGACCGCTCGCCCGAGGAGACGCAGGCGGTCGATTGGGTTGTCGGCGCAGCCATGTTCGTGCGGCGGCAGGTCTACGAGCAGGTGGGGGGACTGGACGAAGGCTTTTTTATGTATAGTGAGGAGCTGGACTGGTGCCGGCGGGCGGCGGCGGCAGGCTGGCAGGTCATCTACCATCCGGCAGCCGAGGTGATGCACTACGAAGGCCGCTCCAGCGAGCAGGTGGTGGCGGCCCGGCACATCCATTTCTTCAGCAGCCGCGTGCGCTATACGCGCAACTATCACGGACGGCTGGCGGCGGGCTGTCTGCGGGCCTGGCTGCTGGCGACGTTCGTCTGGCAGTGGCTGCGCGAGGCGGCCAAATGGCTGCTGGGGCACAAGCGCGACCTGCGCCGGCGGCGCATGGCCGCCTACCGCCAGGTTCTGGCCTCGCGCCTGCGCTGA
- a CDS encoding alkaline phosphatase family protein, giving the protein MPSPLPSSTPRPRVWVLGLDGVPWTLLQPWIDQGHLPTLARLQAGGAWGELRSTLQFLTAVAWSSFITGLNPGKHGVFDFARRIPGTYDQELTNAARRSGRSLWRVLSDAGRSVGVVNVPMTFPPEPVNGFLISGLDTPGLDSAYTYPPDLKAQVNDIHFIAVSTIGKSHADYLAETLTGIDRRFELLRRTIDRQPLDFYMWVEMETDAIQHCSWHLLADPSQPSHDAILQVYKRIDRHLAPLVDELPPDVTLFVMSDHGAGPIAKTVYLDRWLAQKGWLHYRQESEKDSAERLRQSARHLARVGVRQTLYLAQRLLPVAVKGFLKRFTGAHAAVETFIDKADVDWARTAAYSVGNLGNINLNIKGRDPQGVIEPAQVERVIAEITTALHGLRDPDTGEAMVVEVLRREEVYTGSLVDRAPDLLIRWRDDKYLATKDYDGKPDGPIFGSKQKFGRHGAAYALDQTGTHIMAGMCIAYGYGIRPGARLQEARLIDLAPTILHLLETPIPQAMDGRVLTEILAPAWAERPLRYETETVDDPAVEAGAELTADDEEAIRARLQGLGYVA; this is encoded by the coding sequence ATGCCTTCTCCCCTCCCATCTTCCACCCCTCGCCCGCGCGTCTGGGTCCTCGGTCTCGACGGCGTCCCCTGGACGCTCCTCCAACCGTGGATCGACCAGGGCCATCTGCCCACACTGGCGCGGCTACAGGCCGGCGGCGCCTGGGGCGAGTTGCGCTCGACCCTACAATTTCTGACCGCCGTGGCCTGGTCGAGCTTCATCACCGGCCTGAACCCCGGCAAGCATGGCGTCTTCGATTTCGCCCGCCGCATCCCCGGCACCTATGACCAGGAGCTGACCAACGCCGCCCGCCGGTCGGGCCGCAGCCTGTGGCGGGTGCTCTCCGATGCCGGCCGGAGCGTGGGCGTGGTCAACGTGCCCATGACCTTCCCGCCCGAGCCGGTGAACGGCTTCCTCATCTCCGGCCTCGACACCCCCGGCCTCGATTCGGCCTACACCTACCCCCCCGACCTCAAAGCCCAGGTCAACGACATTCATTTCATCGCCGTCAGCACCATCGGCAAAAGCCATGCCGACTACCTGGCCGAAACGCTGACCGGGATCGACCGCCGCTTCGAGTTGCTCCGGCGCACCATCGACCGCCAGCCGCTGGATTTCTACATGTGGGTGGAGATGGAGACCGACGCCATCCAGCACTGCTCGTGGCATCTGCTGGCCGATCCGTCGCAGCCCAGCCACGACGCCATCCTCCAGGTCTACAAGCGCATCGACCGCCACCTGGCGCCATTGGTGGACGAGCTGCCGCCGGATGTGACCCTGTTCGTGATGTCCGATCACGGCGCCGGCCCCATCGCCAAGACGGTCTATCTCGACCGCTGGCTGGCCCAGAAGGGGTGGCTGCACTATCGTCAGGAGAGCGAAAAAGACTCGGCCGAGCGTCTGCGCCAGAGCGCCCGCCATCTGGCCCGCGTGGGCGTCCGCCAGACGCTCTATCTGGCCCAACGCTTGTTGCCGGTGGCCGTCAAGGGCTTCCTCAAGCGCTTCACGGGCGCGCACGCAGCGGTGGAGACATTCATCGACAAGGCCGATGTCGATTGGGCGCGCACGGCGGCCTATTCGGTCGGCAACCTGGGCAACATCAATCTCAACATCAAGGGCCGGGACCCGCAGGGCGTAATCGAACCGGCGCAGGTCGAGAGGGTGATCGCCGAGATCACCACCGCCCTGCACGGTCTGCGCGACCCCGATACCGGCGAGGCGATGGTGGTGGAGGTCTTGCGCCGCGAAGAAGTCTATACCGGCTCGCTCGTCGACCGCGCCCCCGACCTGCTCATCCGCTGGCGCGATGACAAGTATCTGGCCACCAAGGACTACGATGGCAAGCCTGACGGCCCCATCTTCGGCAGCAAACAGAAGTTTGGCCGGCACGGCGCCGCCTATGCCCTCGACCAGACCGGGACGCACATCATGGCCGGGATGTGCATCGCCTACGGCTATGGCATCCGTCCGGGCGCGCGCTTGCAGGAGGCCAGGCTCATCGACCTGGCCCCCACCATCCTCCACCTGCTCGAAACGCCGATCCCGCAGGCGATGGATGGCCGGGTGCTGACCGAGATCCTCGCCCCTGCCTGGGCCGAGCGCCCACTTCGCTACGAGACCGAAACGGTGGACGACCCGGCAGTGGAGGCAGGGGCGGAGTTGACCGCGGACGACGAGGAAGCCATCCGGGCGCGCTTGCAGGGCCTGGGCTATGTGGCCTGA
- a CDS encoding beta-lactamase family protein, which yields MSLLFPTAESPAAAGMSAGGLQAVAALFDAHLAAGLHPGAHLLVIRRRQIVCERYAGLADPRRRRPVRPDTIWLLFSATKPYTAVAVLKLAVEGRIDLDAPVARYWPAFAQNGKAEITVRQVLSHRAGLPHGKISRQPWYWPSWRLCTRAIEQMRPDTPPGQEVAYHALTFGWILGELVRRVDGRSLRRYLTDELFGPAGWRHTYLGLPAEAGVWERRNSVAAIDPDPDLLQSAFVANHRLFRRAPIPAGSGHSTLYEHAAFYQMLIDGGVWDGRRLLSPAVVDLLTTPTNPDPGQMDLVLGKPTRWAHGVSLGGPPRRGFASFMGRSSSPRTFGHGGLRSLAAWADPDRQLICLYFTNGLLSAQGSDERNIEMSDAVWASVV from the coding sequence GTGAGCCTTCTCTTTCCTACCGCCGAATCACCCGCTGCGGCGGGGATGTCTGCCGGCGGCTTGCAGGCGGTCGCCGCCCTGTTCGATGCCCACCTGGCCGCAGGGTTGCATCCGGGTGCGCACCTGTTGGTCATTCGGCGCCGGCAGATCGTCTGCGAGCGCTACGCCGGCCTGGCCGACCCTCGTCGCCGGCGGCCGGTACGGCCCGACACCATCTGGCTGCTCTTCAGCGCCACCAAACCCTACACCGCCGTGGCTGTGCTGAAACTGGCGGTCGAGGGCAGGATCGATCTCGATGCGCCTGTGGCTCGCTACTGGCCGGCCTTTGCCCAAAACGGCAAGGCGGAGATCACCGTCCGGCAGGTGCTCAGCCATCGCGCCGGACTGCCCCACGGCAAGATCAGCCGCCAGCCGTGGTACTGGCCGAGCTGGCGGCTGTGCACCCGCGCCATCGAGCAGATGCGGCCCGACACTCCCCCCGGCCAGGAGGTGGCCTATCACGCCTTGACCTTTGGCTGGATCTTGGGCGAGTTGGTGCGGCGGGTCGATGGCCGCTCCTTGCGTCGCTATCTGACCGACGAGTTGTTCGGGCCGGCGGGTTGGCGCCACACCTATCTTGGCCTGCCCGCTGAGGCCGGGGTCTGGGAGCGGCGCAACAGCGTGGCTGCGATCGACCCGGACCCGGACCTGCTTCAGAGCGCCTTCGTCGCCAACCATCGTCTCTTCCGTCGTGCGCCCATCCCTGCCGGCAGCGGTCACAGCACCCTCTACGAGCACGCCGCCTTCTATCAGATGTTGATCGACGGCGGGGTGTGGGACGGTCGCCGGCTACTATCGCCGGCCGTTGTCGATCTGCTGACGACGCCCACCAATCCCGACCCCGGCCAGATGGACCTCGTTCTGGGCAAGCCAACGCGCTGGGCGCATGGCGTCAGCCTGGGCGGGCCGCCGCGCCGAGGTTTTGCCTCGTTCATGGGCCGATCCAGCAGCCCGCGCACCTTTGGTCATGGCGGGCTGCGTTCGTTGGCCGCCTGGGCCGACCCCGACCGGCAACTCATCTGCCTCTATTTCACCAATGGGCTGTTGAGCGCACAGGGGTCGGACGAGCGTAACATCGAGATGAGCGACGCGGTGTGGGCGAGTGTGGTTTGA
- a CDS encoding phosphoglucomutase/phosphomannomutase family protein: MPFKITFGTDGWRGKIAEDYTFDNVRRCTQGFAAFLQNRYAPAQVGRGVVVGGDRRFGAEDFCEAVAEVLAANGIPVHFTGASTPTPVIAFSVVERQAIGAINITASHNPPGDNGFKVRDPNGGAIDPDGLKQIEAAIPDIDGVKRLRFREGVAAGLIRPFDPNPAYTAQLHRLLDLEPIRQAGLKVVVDSMWGNGAGWLSGLLAGGSTQVIEVHAGRNPIFPEMKRPEPIPPNVDAGLAAGVQHGADCVCITDGDADRCGFGDENGQFVDQLRVFGLLAMYLLDVRGQRGPIVKTLSTTSMLDKLGQRFGVPVYQTGVGFKYVAPKMMEVDALIGGEESGGYAFHGHVPERDGILANLYLLDLMVRTGLKPTQLLDRLFDLVGGPHYYDRIDTRLESLEFTARARALLDAAQPATIGGLRCTGKLTTDGYKFDLEDGGWLLVRFSGTEPLIRVYCETVHGDRVADILADGKKLAGIV; this comes from the coding sequence ATGCCATTCAAGATCACTTTTGGAACCGATGGTTGGCGAGGCAAGATCGCCGAAGATTACACATTCGACAATGTTCGGCGCTGCACGCAGGGCTTTGCCGCCTTTTTGCAGAATCGCTATGCGCCTGCGCAAGTTGGGCGCGGGGTGGTGGTGGGCGGCGACCGGCGCTTCGGGGCCGAGGATTTCTGCGAGGCGGTGGCCGAGGTGCTGGCCGCCAACGGCATCCCCGTCCACTTCACCGGCGCCAGCACCCCCACGCCGGTGATCGCCTTTAGTGTGGTCGAACGGCAGGCCATCGGCGCCATCAACATCACCGCCAGCCACAACCCGCCCGGCGACAACGGCTTCAAGGTGCGCGACCCCAACGGCGGGGCCATCGACCCGGACGGACTGAAGCAGATCGAGGCTGCCATCCCCGACATCGACGGCGTCAAACGGCTTCGCTTCCGCGAGGGCGTGGCCGCGGGGCTGATCCGGCCCTTCGACCCCAACCCGGCCTACACGGCCCAACTCCACCGCCTGCTCGACCTGGAGCCGATCCGCCAGGCCGGGCTGAAGGTGGTGGTGGACAGCATGTGGGGCAACGGCGCCGGCTGGCTGAGCGGGCTGCTGGCAGGCGGCTCGACGCAGGTGATCGAGGTTCACGCCGGCCGCAACCCCATCTTCCCGGAGATGAAGCGGCCCGAACCCATCCCGCCCAACGTGGATGCAGGGCTGGCGGCGGGGGTGCAGCACGGCGCCGATTGCGTCTGCATCACCGACGGCGACGCCGACCGCTGCGGTTTCGGCGATGAGAACGGCCAATTCGTCGATCAATTGCGCGTGTTTGGGCTGCTGGCAATGTATCTGCTGGATGTGCGCGGGCAGCGCGGGCCAATCGTCAAAACGCTGAGCACCACCTCGATGCTGGACAAGCTCGGCCAGCGCTTTGGCGTGCCGGTGTATCAGACCGGCGTCGGCTTCAAGTACGTGGCCCCGAAGATGATGGAGGTGGATGCCCTGATCGGCGGTGAGGAGAGCGGCGGCTACGCCTTCCACGGCCATGTGCCCGAACGCGATGGCATCCTGGCCAATCTCTATCTGCTCGATTTGATGGTGCGCACCGGTCTGAAACCCACCCAATTGCTCGACCGGCTGTTCGATCTGGTGGGCGGCCCGCACTATTACGACCGCATCGACACCCGGCTGGAATCGCTCGAATTCACCGCCCGCGCCCGCGCCCTGCTCGACGCCGCCCAACCGGCCACTATCGGCGGGCTGCGCTGCACCGGCAAACTGACCACCGACGGCTACAAGTTCGACCTGGAGGATGGCGGCTGGCTGCTCGTGCGCTTCAGCGGCACCGAACCGCTGATCCGCGTCTATTGCGAGACGGTTCACGGCGACCGCGTGGCCGACATCCTGGCCGATGGCAAGAAGCTGGCTGGGATTGTGTGA